A genomic segment from Helicoverpa armigera isolate CAAS_96S chromosome 10, ASM3070526v1, whole genome shotgun sequence encodes:
- the LOC110374407 gene encoding large ribosomal subunit protein mL64, whose translation MSLCIRSKLLRPNFIGSLFRYSTSPVEALEQSEAVVDVDEDALAREAEIERKRNISRLNPPHQNLINGTRPYEEPKSLAHLTVKYNRKMYGKYGSASGVNPSICFPSRQDIEEKIEYESVAYPYTIKQMMETAARNRKEQQEKIEQRDREVAARFAKLGQWTKELNDKIAKKTAEANAAKQKKERLVEEVRRHFGFKLDPRDERFQEMLAKREKEQKKLEKQARKEAKEKVMIAKLQQQNAKISDAKK comes from the exons atgagtCTGTGTATACGATCTAAGTTGTTACGGCCGAACTTTATCGGCTCTCTGTTTCGTTACTCCACTTCGCCAGTGGAAGCTCTAGAACAGAGTGAGGCAGTCGTAGACGTCGATGAAGATGCATTGGCGAGGGAAGCCGAAATAGAACGCAAGAGGAACATTTCTAGGCTGAACCCACCTCATCAAAACCTCATAAATGGAACTAGACCTTATGAGGAACCGAAATCTTTGGCACATCTGACTGTTAAATATAATAGAAAGATGTATGGAAAATACGGCAGTGCCAGTGGTGTTAATCCCA GCATATGCTTTCCATCAAGACAAGACATAGAGGAGAAAATTGAATATGAATCGGTGGCATATCCATATACCATAAAGCAGATGATGGAGACCGCTGCACGGAACAGGAAGGAGCAACAAGAGAAAATAGAGCAAAGAGATAGAGAGGTTGCAGCCAGGTTTGCCAAGTTAGGTCAATGGACCAAAGAACTTAATGATAAGATTGCTAAGAAAACTGCTGAGGCTAATGCTGCCAAG caAAAGAAGGAGAGGTTAGTGGAAGAAGTAAGAAGACACTTCGGCTTCAAACTAGATCCTCGTGATGAGAGATTCCAAGAGATGCTGGCTAAACGAGAAAAGGAACAGAAGAAATTAGAGAAGCAAGCCAGGAAGGAAGCTAAGGAGAAAGTCATGATCGCCAAACTTCAGCAGCAGAACGCGAAAATAAGTGATGCTAAGAAGTGA